A window of the Diceros bicornis minor isolate mBicDic1 chromosome 28, mDicBic1.mat.cur, whole genome shotgun sequence genome harbors these coding sequences:
- the SET gene encoding protein SET isoform X2 — MSAPAAKVSKKELNSNHDGADETSEKEQQEAIEHIDEVQNEIDRLNEQASEEILKVEQKYNKLRQPFFQKRSELIAKIPNFWVTTFVNHPQVSALLGEEDEEALHYLTRVEVTEFEDIKSGYRIDFYFDENPYFENKVLSKEFHLNESGDPSSKSTEIKWKSGKDLTKRSSQTQNKASRKRQHEEPESFFTWFTDHSDAGADELGEVIKDDIWPNPLQYYLVPDMDDEEGEGEEDDDDDEEEEGLEDIDEEGDEDEGEEDEDDDEGEEGEEDEGEDD, encoded by the exons aaaaagaacagcaagaaGCAATTGAACATATTGATGAAGTACAAAATGAAATAGACAG ACTTAATGAACAAGCCAGTGAGGAGATTTTGAAAGTAGAACAGAAATATAACAAACTCCGCCAACCATTTTTTCAGAAGAGATCGGAATTGATCGCCAAAATCCCGAATTTTTGGGTAACAACATTTGTCAACCATCCACAAG TGTCCGCACTGCTTGGGGAGGAAGATGAAGAGGCGCTGCATTATTTGACAAGAGTTGAAGTGACAGAATTTGAAGATATTAAATCAGGTTACAGAATAGATTTT TATTTTGATGAAAACCCTTACTTCGAAAATAAAGTTCTCTCCAAAGAATTTCATCTGAATGAGAGTGGTGATCCGTCTTCAAAGTCCACTGAAATCAAATGGAAATCTGGAAAG GATTTGACGAAACGTTCGAGTCAAACGCAGAATAAAGCCAGCAGGAAGAGGCAGCATGAGGAACCGGAGAGCTTCTTTACCTGGTTTACTGACCATTCTGATGCAGGTGCAGATGAGTTAGGAGAGGTCATCAAAGATGATATTTGGCCAAATCCATTACAGTACTACTTG GTTCCTGACATGGATgatgaagaaggagaaggagaagaagatgatgatgatgatgaagaagaagaaggattAGAAGATATTGATGAAGAAGGGGATGAGGATGAAGGTGAagaagatgaagatgatgatgagggggaggaaggagag GAGGATGAAGGAGAAGATGACTAA